tgaatgtacactttaaaatatatctatatatatgcATATGTAGTCTTTATTTTTAACAAGATCTATttttaggaactgagggagtagtAAAAACAAAAGTGAGACTAACACATTTTTCTATTTGCAAAAAGAATAATTTTCTTTTTCACCCACCCAACCTAATCCCACCCACTCTCTCCCACTCACACCCACTCACTCTCTCCCCACCGCATCAccggcctcctcttctccgacGCGACGACGGCGCCTGCATGGCTGCATCTCCGCTGCTAGCTCTGGCTTTTGGGCTGACCTCCGCATCTTCAAACCCCACCTTTTCCCGCCCACTCTCTCCCCCTAACATCCGCTCACTCTCTCCCCGTCCTCTTCCCGCCGcgtcgccggcctccccctctcccccacgACGGCGGCGCCCGCATCTCCGCCGCTAGCTCTGGCCTTTGGGCCGACCTCCACGTCTTGAAACCCCAATCCCTTCCAGTTTGAGCCAGCCCCGATCTCATCCCTGCCGCCTCCATCTTCGCTGTAGACAGCCCCACCCTCATCCGCTCCGGTCTCGTACGCGACGTGATGCTCCATCCATTGGTACGCGGCGGCGGTGGTTCGGTCCCGGAGGCGTCTCAGTATCGTCAGGCCCGGCGCGGAGCAGGCGTTCAAGATCGAACTCTCCGACGCGGAGGTAAGCGCCGTGATATCCGTGATTTGGGGAGGAGTGGTCCAGGTGCGGTCTGGCTCGAATTGGTGTGGTTTCGAGAAATGCGTGCCATTGCTGGGGGCTTGGAGGAGTAATGTTTCTGTTTCTGCAGATATGCGGACCGAGTGGCTGTGCGTGAGGGCAAGATGGAGGCTAAAGGCTGGCGTGGAGGAGGTACTCTTCAGTTGCTTCATTGGTGTTTATTTAAGTTTTGTGCTTCTGTTAGATGTAGCCGAGTTGAAAATGTGCCGTGCTCACTTCGCCCAATTTAATTTTCTGTTTAAGGATTAGTTATTGAATGGTAGATGTTATGTACAAATGCTCGAGTAGTGAGTAGGCAACAAATGAAATTACTACTTCTGCATGATGGCACGGATAGGGCAGTTTGCATTGCATTCTGTATTTTGGGACACAGTATTTTTTGGCAAGTTTTATACTAATAGTGACTTGATCAGTAGTAGATGAAATTGCCGTATGATCTAAGCATGCCTCTTCTAAATGTACTTTAATATGGTGCTCCAAATTTGTAAGAAATAGCAACAAATCTCGACACCTTTTGCAAAGGATTGTGGTGCTAGCTATCATGGAACAGAGCCTAATAAAACTATGAATACTCTGTCTTGACTTGGTGTAAAGATGAATCCCCTGCCGTGTAACATTTCTCTGTTAATCTCTCCCTCATGTTTTCTGTTGGTTTAGTTAAAAAAATTGATCGCGACAGTATTTTTTTAAATGCTGCAGAAAAACTTCAATATGATAGATACCACAGTAACTTAAACAACAGTATTTTTTTAAGCCAAACACTTGAAAGTATGTAGTACTATGGCTTTTTCCAGAAACCACAAAACACATGTTAGAGCTTGTATTCTCTTGCAATATTTTGAAACCATTAGTAATCTTCAGTCAGACTATGAAAATTATAGGCTAATTCGATGAACAGTTTGGCACCTCCTGAGTATAGTAGTGTGTAAGGATGTGGCAAAGCTTGCAGTCTGAGGTctctgcaatttttattttgaaagtgaGTAAGCTTAGGAGTGTCTCGTCATGTTTCACAGCTAACTATGTAGTAGCTACGTGTATTTCCTGATTACATATtatgatattctcataactatgcccatTATCCTGATTAATGTGTGCTTCTTCTCAAATAATTGATGTTGTTGTTGCTGCACGTATTTTAAATGCAACACTCGTTGTTCCCAAATTGGACCAAACCTCCTTCTGGAAAGCAGCAGGTTTTTTCAAGTACCTGCAATTTCTTATCCTAGTCTTCTAGGTCTGCTCATGTTTTTAAGAAGACTGAAACGTGTTTTTTGTGTTTATACCATTTCTCTGCACTCTGCAGTGACTTTGCTGAAATTTTTAACGCCGACTGGTTCATCTCATTTCTATCAAAGGATGTAAGGATTGTGAATGGGCTTCCAAAGATAGGAGGTAAACTGTGGGCTCCTATTCCTGAAAAACTTCAAAATTACTTTGCTTCCAAACGCACACAAGCTTTCTGTGAAGTAGAGTTTCTCTGTTGGCTTTTGAACCATTAGCTATTGCCATGGATGTTTACTGTACACCTTTTTTTCAGCATCACTACGATTTCCAGCGACTACTTGCAATGTTCCATGTAGGGTTAAGTATTAATATCTGGTACAGATTAAGGGGAGTTCCACCACCTTTATTCCGAGATACAAGTTTTTTTTAACTGAAATTAATTTGTAATGGGATGGAAGGGAGTTAATATTGCTACTAAATATTTAACGGTTTGCTACTAAATATTGAACCGTCCAGCCTAAGGCAGTGAAGTCACCGCCCTTAACGGTTTGCCCATCTGTACCATTAATCCAGTGGGATATACTCTGGTTGCTTTGCCCATCTGTACCATCAATTATCGAAGAACCAATGGCCACATTTCATTGTTGATTAACAGTGACTAACTTAACTTGAGATGCAAATAACCAATTGGTGTAACTGGAGTTCTAATACCAAAGATAGTCTCGGTCATGATCAAGCAACCAGAGTTATTCTGCATAAGGgaaataaataaatagtaaaatAATAATAACATTGACTGTGCATGCTTTGGGGCCGCATCATAAATATTTATATAATGTAGAACACTCCAGTGGAGTCTAGTTTTACAACAACGGAGTGACCCAGGCAGTGTGCATTATTTGTACAAGAAAACAAAGCCGAGTTtagatgttgtagatgattgattacaaaacaacaaaagaataatATGCATAAGCAAACCAACAAAACGGAAAATAATGTCACATACAGCAAAACTTGGCAACTTGCAAAGTCTCAAATTTGAGGCAATATTATTAAATCACGCCTTGTAGTATAAACATAATAAAGTTCAATTGCTAACATCGAAATATAGAGATCTGTACAAGAACATCGAAAGCACCAAATTATCTGTAGCATAAGAGTAAATCCTCTGTCATATCTAAGAGCGGACTTTAGCCTGTAAGGACTTCCTTATAGATGATGTTCTTCATCGAGGTCTGTAAGGACAAGACAGGTCTTTTTCGCTTCTTAGATTTACCGCTTTGCTTCTTGgcattctccttctccttctccttctcaatGAGGATCTTTATATTTTTCTTCGCGGTGGCTCGGGACAATGCGACATAGAGTAGACCATGAGAGAACACCGGATTAGGTAGGTACACGCCAACAATCGGAATCGTCTGTCCTTGAGCCTTGTTAATCGTCATAGCAAAGCTAAGCCTTACAGGAAATTGCTTCCTCTTGAACTTGAATGGAAACATGTCGTTGTCAGACGAGCATAGGGGTATTCGAGGAAGGAATACCCTCCTACCTGCCTATTGTCCGATCACTATTTCTGCGTCGATGGCGTTCCTCTCGAAACCTCGCACCACAAGCCTCGTCCCGTTACACAGACCATTAGCCGGATCAATGTTCCTCAGAAGTATGACAGGGCAGTTGAGCTTCAGTTTGAGTGCATGCGGAGGCAGACCGTTGGGAGTCAATCCATTTAGGAACTCAGGAGCATAGTAGCCATACGGGTCGTCTTCTGCACTATCAAAGCTATGGTAGATTACTTCTTCTCCCCGAAAACGCTCTACCATGCGCATGTTTATCTTGTCGACGTTGTCGTTCGTGGTGGAGAGGATTGCGCGTGAAGTCATGTAATTCGGATTGGACATGTTCTCATCTAGTCTTGGGAACACATGATCAATCAGCTTCTCCAGGTCGTCACCCTCGCCTGTAGACGGCACACAAATATCTTCAAGGAGTCGTATGTTTCCTTGATCGTCAACTTCCTCGGTGCCATTGCCTACCCTTAGCAAGTAATCCGCAAACCAGGTGTCATTATGAGCCCTCATGTTGGTGATGAGCCTTAGCTGGCGCATACCCTTCCAGAGGTGTGAACTTCGGAGGGTTGCATCGATTATCTGACCCCGGGACCCCCTCCTGACGACCGGAAGCACCTGTCTGAAGTCCCCGCCAAACACAACAGTTTTTCCTCCAAAGGGTCGGTCCCGTCTTCCCATGATGTCACGCATGCTGTTGTCCAATGCCTCGACCGCCTGTCGCTTAGTCATGGTGGCCTCATCCCATAGTATCAATGAGGCCATCCTTAGTAGCTTGGCGGTACCACTCTGCTTCGTGAAGGTGCATGAGGCGCCATCGTCGCAGCTCAATGGGATCTTGAACCTCGAGTGGGCAGTCCTGCCTCCAGGCATGATAGAAGCGGCGACGCCTGACGTCGCGGTAGCGATAGCGATGCTTCCCTCGCTTCGAACCTTGGCGAGCAGCGCCCTGTACAGGAAGGTCTTCCCTGTACCTCCCGGGCCATCAACAAAGAACACACCCCCATCACTGTGTTCAACAAAAGCTAGTATCTCATCGTATGCAGCCCTTTGCTCTGAGTTTAGCGACGAAGCCAATTTAGTGTCGTTGATGTCAAAATCGACGTTGGATTCCTCGATCACTTCTCTGGCCTCGCCCTCGGTTGGGTCGAACGCTTCGTCAATGCATGGAAGAGCGAAATCAGCTATGTCTTTGCCCATGGACTGCAACATACCCATAATGTCAAGCAATACCATCTGTTCCACCTCAATCGGGTACGTGTGTGATCGCCGATAGTCATCAGACATAGGCTCGAAGTGCCTATCCCATAAACCACGCACGTCGCCTGGCTCACAGTGCACCAAAATTGTTGCAAAGAGCCTCCTGAGCGAACATGGCATCGCCCACTGCTCTGCCTCGGTAAGACAGTCGTCGAGCGTGTTATCTGCCTCGATGAGTCCCAACCTTTCGGCAACCTCTCTAAAGCTCCCGCATAGCCTACCATCCACGGTGAGCAGGTCCTCATAGGATGTCTTGCCAGCAACATGGTTTAGCAGCACACGCAGATAGTATCGCTCCTCCTCTGCAGGATTGGCAGACACAATTCGACCTATCTGATAATGCTCCACCCGCTCTTTCCAATACTTCTTACCCTTCTGCCATGTGAACCTTCCAGGAAAATCCTTGTACAATATATTCCTAGCCCACGGGTGGTTTTGGTTAGCTTTGAAATACTCTGTCAACATGGATTTGGAAGCATTCTCAGAGGCGACTACGTCGGTCAAGTGAGCTTGCTCATTGAATGCCACCCTGTGCATATTCGGGAGATGAAGAGGCAACTGTAGGACAGGCGGGTCATTGGCACACAAGGGGAAGCCAAATATCCTCCACATCGCCTCTGGAGGAGTAACCCACCTCGCGTCTACGTATCTTTTGATCTCATCAATATTACCATCGGCGTCGGGCTGGTCGATGCTGAAAGAAGCCCTATCATGGCCCTTGTATATGTACTTGTAAAGGTATTTGACGGCATTTATGCTAGAGCAAACCTCAACGTTGATGTGGCAATTGAACATCTGCAGAAGGTAAGGGTTATACGGCACAACCCATCTGTTGTCCAACATTTTACTCCGGACCTTAGCCTGCCGACCATTATCTCGATGACGATAAACTGGGTATGAGTCCTTGCCCTGGGTTGTGTTTTCATTGAACGGCCGCGGGTATCTGCACTTGCACTCGTTCTGTTGCATGCACACATTTTTTGGGTTGAGAGCACCGCATGGTCCGTGCATCATATGTTTCACCACCAATGCGTGGAGTTCAGGATACTTCTGCTTGTCTGGGAGCTCGGCAGAAATGAGCCGGTCGTACTGCTCTGGAACGACAAGCTTATAGGCAGAATCCATGATCAACAAAAAGTGTGCATGGGGGAGGCCCCTCTTCTGGAACTCGACTACGTATACATGTGCGACAACAACACCCAGGATATTCTTCTTGAACAACATCTCTTTCATAGCCTCTAGCTTGCCATGGAACACATGAGCCACAAGATCAGGTCGGTCTTGCGCTGTCTGGCCAGGAAACAACTCATTCGTTATCTCTTCCCAGTTAGGGTTGCAGGTCATGGTCAAGAAGATGTCAGGCTTCCCGTAGGTATGGACAATTGCCATGGCATCCATATGGCTCCGCTTCATGTCGCGGTCGCCACCTGGGTACGTTCCAGGGAGCACCATCCTTACTCCAACAACGCTTGCCCGGGTCTCCCCGGATGTAATTGCATCAACAACTCCTTTATACAGGTCAGCACGGATCTTTGTCTGGTTCTTCCTGTACCATTTCAACCTACAACTCTCAATCTTGATGTACATGTCTACCCCCCATTGCTGGAGCAATCGTGCTCCACAGAGTATGGGATTGAATATCCCAGGTCGTGTCTGGAGCATGTAACAGTAGTAGTCTCTCACCGAGACGCATAACCTGCTATTCCCCTCTGCACATGGATGAGTAACGCGGACATTAAGATTCATATGAGAAGTATACAATTCATCTAAACGAAAGAATACACATAAGGCTTACctgcatcgtcatcatcatcatcatcacgcctACCTCTTGGTTGTTGCACAACCGGCCAAGGGACATCACGTGTAGGAAGTTTTAGGTGCCCACCAAGCTCCCCCCTTGGGTAGAAGAGTGGGTAAGAGAGCGGGTCATATGAGCCAGCCGTCACATGTATACTGTGCCTCTGGTTGTCATTCCCGCAAAGTGTAATCCTATGGTCGAACCTCTTCGCTAGGTCAGTGCCCTCCACCCAAATTGCAGCGACCTCAGATGACAGAGGTCTATTATACTTCCGTTGGTCTAGTCTCTGGTCAGTGTTGAGGTCTATCCTGTAATCGTCGAGGTTGTCCATGTGCGCACCCAAACCCCTAAACTGCTGGGAGTACGGGTTTTCCCTGAGTATGTCCACTAACTTTCTGACGACATCCTGGTCTAATTGCTCGGTGGCAGCCTTGCGATGGGTTAGGCTTGGGTCATCGTCGTAGAAGTACAACTGTAGATGCTCTGGACGTGATGTTGGCCCGAAGGAATGAACGTTGTGGTAGATGGTGCCGTGCGCCCGGAACGTGTACACCCCAGACTTCATGTTTGTGTAGCTTTCATCAAGGCTGACGCCGAGGGTTGTGAAGGAGAAGTGGCCGTTGAAGAACCGTATGTTCTCCCGAAAATGCCTTGAGTCCGCATCCATGCTAGACCAAAGCCTCATTAGCTCCGGGATGGGCTCCGGTTGCTTCAGCTGGATCTGCCCACTGCGACAGGAGAATCCTGGGGCCTCGGACACAAACTTCTTGGCCTTGCAGTGATCGCAATTTGCGGCGTGCTTCAGTATGTGTGTGTGGTCTGGGAGGTTTGAGTAGACATAGTCCAATGGATCATGGTCGACATAGGTATTGTGACTTGAGTCTTCCAATTCGTCGTGCTCCATGTCATCGGCATCTGAGCCTGGAAACAATGGCTTATAATTAGTGTGATATTCCCAACAGGTGGATGTTGCTCAAGTGGGTGTACATACCTTCACCAGCAAACAGGTAATACTCATCGTCAAAGAGGCTGTCAGGGTTGACATCCTCATTCATGAGACGACTAAGGTAAGCGTCCATGTCGTCTGCTCAGGCGTGAAACTAATAAATGAGGGTTCAGTCTCAAGGGACGCAAGGAGAGTAAGGATGGGAGTGTTACCTTCACTTCTGATTGTGTACTCCGGCGTGCTAGATGAGGTCGAGTTACCGTGTGCTTCAACTACGACAGGTTGTCCGATCTCGGTCATTTCCGGTTTGGAGATGGAACTGACGGTTTGGGTCTTCACCCTACCTGCAAACCTTTCATTATGGCGATCTAGTAGAGCATTCCTATCACCACGTGGTACATGCGTACATGTTTTTTGCTTGCCAATATTCTCCCGACGCTTCTTCACCGCCATACTGCCCTTGCAAGCTCGCTCTCTCGTCCTACGCCGAGCTCTGGGCTCATGACTCTGCTCGTCCACTCCATTATCCGCTATTGTTACCGGATCACTGGTTTGCTGGTCGGCACTTTGTAGGTGCTCATTGATTTCGATGATGTCGCCATCTAACCATCACCGAAGGTTCTGCTTAGGTATGCACCTACAACATTATCGAATCATTTGTAAATATCTGATGAATGATTACATGATGAAACATGATGGTTGATAGGATAACTACCATCGGTTTCGGTGTTGCGAATGTATGTGGGGACAACATTGACGGTAGGAGCATGTTCTATTTGTTCACTGTATTGTTGCGCGAGGGTTGAAAGCGTGAGAGTCGGACAATGTGCATGAGGGTTGGACAATGTGCTAGTTAGATCTGGACGTGGCATTGCGATCGATTCAGCACACGGGGTGTTTTTCTTTGCAGATCCGAAGTCATGGTTTTAGGGTGTTGCATGCGTCATTCTCGTagcttctgatttttttcttgaAGATCAATCGTTCCGTCACCCACTTTTTTCCGATAACTTGCTCGCCTCCGCGCGTTTCTCTGCTCAATTTGCTCGTTTGTTAAGACACCACATGTGAGTGTAGTGGAACTGTGGAAGGAGGCAATACTGCATCATCATGTGACAATGATGTATTGCTCGACCTAGTTGGGTTGGCTGGTAATACAACAATGTGAAAACATAATCAGAACTTCATTGGTCAATAAGAATGAAGCTAGTAGAATATCAACAAATATCAATATCGACAATACGAACTTTGTTTCATCTATTGTTTTATTTTTGAAGGTTGGACAAAGATTCAAATGGTTGAGTTGAATGAAAAATATATTAACCATATATTCTGAAATAGAGCGGGTATGTAATATAATTGCAGTGCTGAAACAGAAAACATTCTAACCTGATACCGTAAGGGCAGGCAGATTTTCATGTAGATGCTTGACGGCGGCCTCATCTTTTTTCTTTCGATAAGTAGATCGCCTCCGAGCTTTTATCTCTTCCCTTTTATCGTCAAGGTCCACAGAGGATGTTTTATACCCATTAGTGATATCACCGAGAGCGGGCCTATGAACATTTTGCACATCTGCTTGTATATTGAAGGTGGTACACTCGTCATTTATCTTCCGATAATAACCTTATAGTT
The sequence above is drawn from the Triticum aestivum cultivar Chinese Spring chromosome 7A, IWGSC CS RefSeq v2.1, whole genome shotgun sequence genome and encodes:
- the LOC123147516 gene encoding O-fucosyltransferase 6, which encodes MCASSQIIDVVVAARILNATLVVPKLDQTSFWKAAGFFNDFAEIFNADWFISFLSKDVRIVNGLPKIGGCYSSDRAKVLQDGYCTRDLPQHRFPISGGSFGFLHGC